atcaaaagtttgttattttataatagcaccggagtgtgttattccttctctggtagaatttgaagaagaatctacctgagtttttctatgattttagccggagtagttaagatcatattgctgtttctcggccatctgaggagaggtaaacttcagatcaggggacagcgggcagattaatctgcaaagaggtatgtagcagcttattattttctgacaatggaattgatgagaaaattctgccataccgatataatgtaaactcagccttaaatgcagtagcagcaactggtatcaggctgtcatgtatgtatattttacacttcagtattctggggaatggcacttcactggaattatactgtatgcataaaactttagcctaatttgcagggactagcaacaggctttttaataacactcaatttattaatgttaaacgttttttgctggcatgtaaaatcgtttaattttctgaggtactgggtgaaaaaatgttttgggcactatttttttccacttggcagtcgttttatttaatttatgacagtttactgatctctctcactgttagctatcagggttagttatcctttgctaatgggagcaatcctttgctaaaattgtgttttttacaaagatttgatgctataacttttcagtttattaattttcaactgtcataactttttctgtgcttcttataggcacagtacgttttcatattatagtaaattacttgaaaagtatttccaagttgctagtttatttgctagtgtgttaaacatgtctgattcagaggaagatatctgtgctatatgtgctaaagccaaagtggagcccaatagaaatttatgtactaactgtattgatgctactttaaataagtcaatctgtacaaattgaacatatttcaccaaacaacgaggggagagttatgccgactaactcgcctcacgtgtcagtacctgcatctcccgctcgggaggtgcttgatattgtagcgccgagtacatctgggcggccattacaaatcacattgcaggatatggctactgttatgactgaagttttggctaaattaccagaactaagaggtaagcgtgatcactctggggtgagaacagagtgcgctgataatattagggccatgtcagacactgcgtcacaatttgcagaacatgaggacggagagcttcattctgcgggtgacggttctgatccaaacaaactggattcagatatttcaaattttaaatttaagctggaaaacctccgtgtattactaggggaggtgttagcggctctgaatgattgtaacacagttgcaataccagagaaaatgtgtaggttggataaatattttgcggtaccggcgagtactgacgtttttcctatacctaagagacttactgaaattgttactaaggagtgggatagacccggtgtgccgttctcaccccctccgatatttagaaagatgtttccaatagacgccaccacacgggacttatggcaaacggtccctaaggtggagggagcagtttctactttagctaagcgtaccactatcccggtggaggatagctgtgccttttcagatccaatggataaaaagttagagggttaccttaagaaaatgtttgttcaacaaggttttatattgcaacctcttgcatgcattgcgcctgtcacggctgcagcagcattttggtttgagtctctggaagagacacttgaatcagctccattagatgagattacacacaagcttaaagcccttaagttagctaactcatttatttcagatgccgtagtacatttaactaaacttacggctaagaattccggattcgccattcagacacgcagagcactgtggctaaaatcctggtcagctgacgttacttctaaattgcttaatatacctttcaaagggcagaccttattcgggcccgggttgaaagaaattatcgctgacattacaggaggtaaaggccatgccctgcctcaagacagagccaaacctaaggctagacagtctaattttcgttcctttcgtaatttcaaagcaggagcagcatcaacttcctctgcaccaaaacaggaaggagctgttgctcgctacagacaaggctggagacctaaccagtcctggaacaagggcaagcaggccaggaaacctgctgctgcccctaagacagcatgaatcgagggcccccgatccgggaacggatctagtgggggcagactttctctcttcgcccaggcttgggcaagagatgtccaggatccctgggcgttagagatcatatctcagggataccttctagacttcaaattctctcccccaagagggagatttcatctgtcaaggttgtcaacaaaccaaataaagaaagaggcgtttctacgctgcgtacaagatcttttattaatgggagtgatccatccggttccgcggtcggaacaaggacaagggttttactcaaatctgtttgtggttcccaaaaaagagggaactttcaggccaatcttggatttaaagatcctaaacaaattcctaagagttccatcgttcaaaatggaaactattcggacaattttacccatgatccaaaagggtcagtacatgaccacagtggatttaaaggatgcttaccttcacataccgattcacaaagatctttactggtatctaaggtttgcctttctagacaggcattaccagtttgtagctcttccattcggattggctacggctccgagaatcttcacaaaggttctgggtgctcttctggcggtactaagaccgcgaggaattgcggtagctccgtacctagacgacattctgatacaagcttcaagctttcaaactgccaagtctcatacagagttagtactggcatttctaaggtcgcatggatggaaggtgaacgaaaagaagagttctctctttccactcacaagagttcccttcttggggactcttatagattctgtagaaatgaagatttacctgacagaagacaggttaacaaagcttcaaaatgcatgccgtgtccttcattccattcaacacccgtcagtagctcaatgcatggaggtgaccggcttaatggtagcagcaatggacatagtaccctttgcacgcctacatctcagaccgctgcaattgtgcatgctaagtcagtggaatggggattactcagacttgtcccctactctgaatctggatcaagagaccagaaattctcttctatggtggctttctcggccacatctgtccagggggatgccattcagcaggccggactggacaattgtaacaacagacgccagcctactaggttggggcgctgtctggaattctctgaaggctcagggacaatggaatcaggaggagagtctcctaccaataaacattctggaattgagagcagttctcaatgcccttctggcttggccccagttaacaactcgggggttcatcaggtttcagtcggacaacatcacgactgtagcttacatcaaccatcagggagggacaagaagctccctagcaatgatggaagtatcaaagataattcgctgggcagagtctcactcttgccacctgtcagcaatccacatcccgggagtggagaactgggaggcggatttcttaagtcgtcagacttttcatccgggggagtgggaacttcatccggaggtctttgcccaaatacttcgacgttggggcaaaccagagatagatctcatggcgtctcgacagaacgccaagcttcctcgttacgggtccagatccagggatccgggagcggttctgatagatgctttgacagcaccttggaccttcgggatggcttatgtgtttccacccttcccgatgcttcctcgattgattgccagaatcaaacaggagagagcatcagtgattctaatagcgcctgcatggccacgcaggacttggtatgcagatctagtggacatgtcatcctgtccaccttggtcgctacctctgaaacaggaccttctgatccagggtcccttcaaacatcaaaatctaatttctctgaagctgactgcttggaaattgaacgcttgattttatcaaaacgtggtttttctgagtcagttattgataccttaatacaggctaggaagcctgttaccagaaagatttaccataagatatggcgcaaatacttatattggtgcgaatccaagagttactcatggagtaaggttaggattccgaggatattgtcttttctacaagaaggtttagaaaagggtttatccgctagttccttaaagggacagatttcagctctgtccattcttttacacaaacgtctgtcagaagttccggacgttcaagctttttgtcaggctttagctaggatcaagcctgtgtttaaaactgttgctccaccatggagtttgaacttagttcttaatgttttacagggggttccgtttgaaccccttcattccattgatatcaagttgttatcttggaaagttctgtttttaatggcgatttcctcggctcgaagagtctctgagttatctgccttacattgtgattctccttatctgatttttcattcagacaatgtagttctgcgtactaaacctgggttcctacctaaggtggtcactaacaggaatatcaatcaagagattgtggttccatctttgtgtcctaatccttcttcgaaaaaggaacgtctgctacacaatctagatgtagtccgtgccctgaaattttatctacaggcaactaaggattttcgacaaacgtcttccctgtttgtcgtttattctggtcagaggagaggtcaaaaagcttcggctacctctctctccttttggcttcgtagcataatacggttagcctatgagactgctggacagcagcctcctgaaagaatttcagcacattctactagagctgtggcttccacttgggcctttaagaatgaggcttctgttgaacagacttgcaaggctgcaacttggtcttctcttcatactttttccaaattttacaaatttgacacttttgcttcttcggaggctgtttttgggagaaaggttcttcaggcagtggttccttccgtataaagagcctgcctgtccctcccgtcatccgtgtactttagctttggtattggtatcccataagtaatggatgatccgtggactggatacacttaacaagagaaaacataatttatgcttacctgataaatttatttctcttgtagtgtatccagtccacggcccgccctgtcactttaaggcaggtaatttttcctttaaactacagtcaccactgcaccctatggttttcctttctctgcatgttttcggtcgaatgactggtaatggcagttaggggaggagctatatagcagctctgctgggtgaatcctcttgcacttcctgttggggaggagttaatatcccataagtaatggatgatccgtggactggatacactacaagagaaataaatttatcaggtaagcataaattatgtttttttaaatataagcacatCGATCTGCTAGTTAAAGTAAGAGCATCTAGAATATGTTTTTCAATACatacgaatttaccatcactttaactcagAGAGTGGCATGGATGTTTTGCTCACTAGAACATTCTAATCTACTCTTTAGTACGTACACACCATGTTCCTAGATCGCCATCTAGTGCATGTTTTTGTGCAAACCTTTGAGCTATAGAAAGgctaaacattcttttttttttttatcaggtttgTTACAAACTTGCAAACTATTCTCAATAGTCTAAGctaaaatgttacttaaagggacatgaaacaattttagaagcatagtattgaggttatttacCGTCTCCCTCTAGCCATGGGTGCCGCAATTTTGAAGTGTATCTTTCTTTGCATTGCAGTGCTGACATGTTTgaatgtatctgaaggagagttgctgcacatatgcagGTTCCAGAATGGCAGCACccttaattagagggaggtgcatgacatgtatttagtgtttaatatgccCCTTTAAAGATAGTCTCATTAAATATGTTGGTAGTGGTTTGTGATATTATAGTCATAGGCCACATATCGGTGCTATAATAATGAGTTTATGGTGGTATTTTTTCCTTTGCAGATTTAGAACGGCAGCAGTAAAAGAGTGTATTCGATCAGTGCTAAGGCAAGAGCTTGCAGATAAACAGTATGTGCCTGAAGAGATCCCACAGCTTACACGCTTTTTATCAGATACAATAAAGGACAAACTCAAAGGTAACAAAAAAATGGATTTTATTATTCTAGTTAACAAAAATTAAATTTTGAGtggctaaaataattaaaaaaaaataactaactaatATTCacctataaaattaaatttatgaaatacaaataaaagtatagCTGTAACATCTTAACAAATATCATAGGGCTTTGATCAATATAATTGTCAAaaggtaaaatttaaaaaaacaaaaacaaatgaagggCAAATAATTTGAGAGGATTCCAAAATATAATATTTACTTTTAATGGAGCAGGCAGTATAGCATCTAATTGGCTGTACCACCtgccaattcatttaaaaaaaaaaaatgttgtgcaaaCAGAAGTTTAGATCCGCATTGGGTGCATGATTACTTGTGTCTCGTAGGTCTCCCCTGCTGAATAAGTAACCGAGAGCTGTAGAAGCAGAGAGGCAGAAGAGTTCTCTGATATCTTTCCATGGGGCAGATGATATGGGACTGTATAGCCTGtgattaaatagaaaaaaatatagctTCAGGGCAGGGTAGTTGgccacattaatacacacacaggtTCTAAACAGTGGTttggacacttttttttaaaataaatacagccttaaaaaaacaaatttatggtACCCTAAATTTTTAATTCTcgttcataaaaaaataataatctgtatatattTCTTTTCATAATCttcagaaaaggcatttgacagataCAAACTAGCGGTGCAAGTTGTTATTGGTGAACAGAGAGGAGAAGGAGTCAAGTAAGTATTTTGCATATATCAGATGGTTGAGGAACAATACTAATTGTAATAAAAAGGTAGGAAGAAATGGTTTGCTGCTTTTTCTGAAATTAAGACATTTATTGACATAAAATAAATGGTTTATGTTTTTATAGACAGAGGTCTCCAATGTTTTCAAATAAGGTGAACACATTTTCTTAATACTGTTAATCGTAACAAAAATATACTTTTCCGTACAAACCcattattaaattacaaatggAGCGGTTATTTTCACTACACTTAGTTTTTCTGCGCGTGTCgagtagcgcgcatattacaattttgaaagtaaaatgtttttgttcgCTAACCTGATACGTGCAAAATGCCGAAGTTAAAATATCACTACCGCGTTAATGTTtgcccccataggcttcaatggaaagCGAAAAGTGGGGGAAGTCTCACAAATCTGATCGCATTTAACCatattgtgctaacccaacataaaatattaatatttcacattccaatgttcttcacatagaagaatatgttctatttattcttaaatacatatatatatatatatatatatatatatatatatatatatatatatataagcaatgcaCTCACCAATCCAAAATGTGTAGTACCGGGGTGCTGTGTAGAAAATAGCAAAGTTGAAATCCATTCATCCAGAACAGAACACCGgattttcattagaataaaatgtccttttctttcatgtaattagcaagagtccatgagctagtgacgtatgggatatacattcctaccaggaggggcaaagtttcccaaacctcaaaatgcctataaatacacccctcaccacaaccacaattcagtttttacaaactttgcctcccatggaggtggtgaagtaagtttgtgctagattctacgttgatatgtgcttcgcagcaggctggagcccggttttcctctcagagtgcagtgaatgtcagagggatgtgaagagagtattgcctatttgaatacaatggtcttcctctacgggatctatttcataggttctctgttatcggtcgtagagattcatctcttacctcccttttcagatcgacgatatactcttatataccattacttctactgattctcgtttcagtactggtttggctgtctactatatgtagatgagtgtcttagggtaagtaagtcttattttattatgacactctaagctatggttgggcactttatatgtaaagttctaaatatatgtgtttaaacttatatttgccatgattcaggataatcagtattccttattttcagacagtcagtttcattatttgggataatgcatatgaaatatttttttcttaccttaaaagaattttttcaattgactttttttccctgtgggctgttaggctcgcatgggctgaaaatgcttcaatgtattgcgtcattcttggcgcggacttttttggcgcaaaaattttgtcatttccggcgccctaattgacgccggaagtttgtgcttgtttgcttcatttttgacgttcagacatttttttgcgccaaaattgtgggcgtcgtttttttcagcgtcacaggatgtggtgtcatacttggcgccaaaaaatatgggcgttgtgcttggcgccaataatgtgggcgtcattcttggcgccaaaaaatgtgggcgtcattcttgtctccacctttttttcacattatttcagtctcatttttcattgcttctggttgctagaggcttgttcatttggcatttttttcccattcctgaaactgtcatttaaggaatttgataattttgctttatatgttgttttttctattacatattgcaagatgtctcaacatgaccctggatcagaatctacttctggaaagacgctgcctgatgctggttctaccaaagttaagtgtatctgttgtaaacttttggtaactgttcctccggctgttgtttgtgataactgtcatgataaactttctaatgcagattgtgtttccattagtaataatccattacctgttgttgttccttcaacatctaatgttcaggatgtccctgttaatgtaaaagaatttgtttctaaatctattaggaaggctctgtctgttattcctccttccagtaagcgtaaaaggtcttttaaaacttctcatatttcagatgaatttttaagtgaccgccatcatcctgacttatctgtttctgatgaggatctatctggttcagaagattctgcctcagatattgacactgataaatcttcatatttatttaagatggagtttattcgttctttacttaaagaagtgttaattgcattagatatggaggagtctagtcctcttgatactaaatctactaagcgtttaaattcggttttcaaacctcatgtagttattcctgaagtttttccagttcctgatgctatttcagaagtaatttctagggaatggaatagtctgggtacttcatttactccttctcaaaggtttaagaaattgtaccctgtgccatctgatagattagaattttgggataaaatccctaaagttgatggggctatttctactcttcctaaacgtactactattcctacggcgtatagtacttcctttaaggatcctttagacaggaagattgaatcctttctaaggagagcttatttatgttcaggtaatcttcttagacctgctatttctttggctgatgttgctgcagcttcaactttctggttggaggctttaacgcaacaagtgtcagatcataatgctTATAgctttgttaaacttcttcaacatgctaataactttatttgtgatgccatttttgatatcattagaattgatgtcaggtatatgtctttagctatttaagctagaagagctttatggcttaaatcttgtaatgcagatatgacttctaagtcaactttgctttctctttctttccaaggtaataaattatttggttcacagttggattctattatttcaactgttactggggggaaaggaacctttttgccgcaggacaaaaaatctaaaggtaaatacagggctgctaatcgttttcgttcctttcgtcagaataaagaacagaagcctgacccttcccttaaaggaacggtttctgtttggaaaccttctccagtctggaataaatccaagccttttagaaagtcaaaaccagctcccaaatccgcatgaaggtgcggccctcattccagcacagctggtagggggcaggttacgatttttcaaagatatttggatcaattcgattcacagtttttggattcagaacattgtttctcaaggatacagaataggtttcaagataagacctcctgtgagaagattttttctctctcgcattccagtaaacccagtgaaggctcaggcatttctgaaatgtgtttcagatctagagttggctggggtaattgtgccagttccagttctggaacggggtctggggttttactaaaatctatacattgtaccaaagaaggagaattccttcagaccagttctggatctaaaaatattgaatagttatgtaagaataccaacattcaaaatggtgactataaggactattctgcctttttgtccagcaagggcattatatgtccacaatagatttacaggattcatatcttcatattccaattcatccagatcactatcagtttctgagattctcttttctagacaagcattaccagtttgttgcccttccgtttggcctagcaacagctccaaggatcttttcaaaggttc
This genomic stretch from Bombina bombina isolate aBomBom1 chromosome 4, aBomBom1.pri, whole genome shotgun sequence harbors:
- the LOC128656389 gene encoding dynein light chain Tctex-type protein 2B-like, with the protein product MMDTEASENTYTIRPNFQHKFRTAAVKECIRSVLRQELADKQYVPEEIPQLTRFLSDTIKDKLKEKAFDRYKLAVQVVIGEQRGEGVKMAARCFWDADTDNYAEDVFMNEHLFCVAAAFGCFYY